The Salvelinus alpinus chromosome 21, SLU_Salpinus.1, whole genome shotgun sequence genome has a segment encoding these proteins:
- the LOC139548614 gene encoding galaxin-2-like, whose translation MVCGSRVHLNDPGKHCCGEETYDPQYDICCNGHKHSRWGNKSCCGGKAYDYNSDQMKCCAGTLYNLQVQDRLSEEAQCCGSVLMEAGSTQTCCSAPGLDLLYPTQPGFTCCGHRYPNASLWSCCAGVLHPRPEPHNTTKNVIPGPRLLPLGDLKTEVLCHSRVLLGTVESVSVKMNERSIVMVKAMYMLASRGHVNALPSPHYLTLPDHCSSPELVPGSTYIWVKMPFSDTIRFISDLSDHSSPVHSILSRCSKL comes from the exons ATGGTGTGTGGCTCACGCGTTCATCTCAACGATCCAGGCAAACACTGCTGTGGAGAGGAGACATACGACCCTCAGTATGACATCTGCTGCAACGGACACAA ACACAGCAGGTGGGGGAACAAGTCCTGCTGCGGAGGAAAGGCCTATGACTACAACAGTGACCAGATGAAGTGCTGTGCAGGGACTCTGTACAACCTGCAGGTTCAGGACAGACTCTCAGAGGAGGCCCAGTGCTGTGGGAGTGTTCTGATGGAGGCCGGCTCCACCCAGACCTGCTGCTCTGCCCCAGGGCTAGACCTGCTCTATCCTACCCAGCCAGGGTTCACCTGCTGTGGGCACCGCTATCCCAATGCCTCCCTGTGGTCTTGCTGCGCCGGGGTCCTGCACCCAAGGCCTGAACCACACAACACCACCAAGAACGTGATTCCAG GGCCCAGGCTTCTACCACTGGGGGATTTAAAGACTGAAGTCCTGTGTCACAGCAGAG ttctgCTAGGGACAGTGGAGAGTGTGTCTGTGAAGATGAATGAGCGGTCCATCGTGATGGTGAAGGCCATGTACATGCTGGCCTCGCGTGGCCATGTCAACGCCCTGCCTTCCCCTCACTACCTCACATTACCCGACCACTGCAGCTCCCCTGAACTGGTGCCGGGCAGCACTTACATCTGGGTGAAAATGCCTTTCTCAGACACCATAAGGTTCATCTCTGATCTCAGCGATCATTCCTCCCCTGTTCATTCCATCCTCTCCAGGTGCTCAAAATTATaa